A genomic segment from Aegilops tauschii subsp. strangulata cultivar AL8/78 chromosome 1, Aet v6.0, whole genome shotgun sequence encodes:
- the LOC109783600 gene encoding phragmoplastin DRP1B yields the protein MPVPPHDDDDLQPDPVTPPHDNRIRPGLPQQHMKGLVSLVDKLQRACTALADQGEESALPADWNWDALPSVAVIGVQGAGKSSVLECLIGKNFLPKGITCRPLIVKLNQVDGIKEYAMFSHQPSKKYTCFAEVKAEIARCSSEISDVPVHLSIFASDVVNLTFIDLPGLRKFAVDGTAQKIENIVRAFIEKPNTILLAISPANDDLATSVAIKISQEVDPDGGRTFGVLTKLDLMDESTDAVKVLEGRSYPLPYRWTGAIDHTQKERGFFMEKPEYAHLAHRMGVEHLAKSISKHLEDLVKSKFSATKLFKSFDMKSAKKGLLQGYSLRSFGSFPIYEVSTEGPPHDMRFRCTVRVRDQAYASLCDHRHLREAEEDAAAVAYKDNLGDDNIDMLLEMVNKANFHVTQTLKEFTIKKSICEPCFSSSMVHETSKMTRWLSTVEVDGQVFIGETARSKQLSVRKAASSAITAFLEDGDALMVSVVQGKRLVNAVPTKLKHDSTKKHRRKRRKIRHQ from the exons ATGCCGGTCCCTCCCCACGACGACGACGACCTCCAGCCAGATCCCGTGACTCCTCCCCACGACAACCGGATCCGGCCAGGACTGCCGCAACAACACATGAAGGGCCTCGTATCCCTGGTCGACAAGCTGCAGCGGGCATGCACCGCCCTCGCCGACCAGGGCGAGGAGAGTGCCCTCCCCGCCGACTGGAACTGGGACGCGCTTCCTTCAGTCGCTGTCATCGGAGTCCAG GGTGCTGGAAAGTCTTCGGTGCTGGAGTGCCTCATTGGAAAAAATTTCCTACCCAAGGGCATCACGTGCCGCCCTCTCATCGTCAAGCTTAATCAAGTTGATGGCATTAAAGAATATGCTATGTTTTCACATCAGCCCAGTAAAAAGTATACATGTTTTG CTGAAGTCAAGGCGGAGATAGCCCGTTGTTCAAGTGAAATCTCAGATGTCCCTGTCCATCTAAGCATATTTGCTTCAGATG TTGTGAACCTTACTTTTATTGATCTTCCCGGGCTTCGTAAATTTGCTGTTG ATGGTACTGCTCAAAAGATTGAAAACATCGTTCGAGCATTTATTGAAAAG CCCAACACTATACTTCTTGCTATTTCTCCAGCAAATGATGATCTTGCAACTTCTGTTGCAATTAAAATATCTCAAGAAGTTGATCCTGATG GTGGAAGAACTTTCGGTGTACTAACGAAGCTTGATCTAATGGATGAGAGCACCGACGCTGTTAAG GTATTAGAAGGTAGATCTTATCCGCTGCCATATCGATGGACTGGTGCTATCGATCATACCCAAAAAGAACGTGGATTTTTCATGGAGAAACCAGAGTATGCTCATCTGGCTCATAGGATGGGAGTGGAGCATTTGGCCAAGAGTATCTCGAAG CATCTTGAAGATCTTGTAAAATCGAAATTTTCTGCCACCAAACTATTCAAGAGTTTTGATATGAAATCAG CCAAGAAAGGACTGCTGCAGGGTTATTCATTGAGGTCCTTTGGTTCTTTCCCTATTTATGAAGTATCGACAGAGGGTCCACCACATGACATGCGCTTCAGGTGCACTGTCCGTGTGCGAGACCAGGCATATGCATCACTATGTGATCATCGGCACCTTAGAGAGGCAGAGGAGGATGCTGCTGCTGTTGCTTACAAGGATAACTTAGGTGATGACAACATTGATATGCTCCTGGAAATGGTCAATAAG GCCAACTTTCATGTCACGCAAACACTGAAAGAGTTCACCATAAAGAAGAGCATATGCGAGCCCTGTTTCTCTTCTTCAATGGTGCACGAGACTAGCAAAATGACGCGTTGGCTGTCAACGGTGGAAGTTGATGGCCAGGTCTTTATTGGTGAGACTGCAAGAAGCAAGCAGCTTTCTGTCCGGAAAGCCGCATCATCTGCAATCACGGCATTTCTTGAGGATGGGGACGCCTTGATGGTGAGTGTAGTCCAGGGGAAACGGCTGGTAAACGCTGTGCCCACGAAGCTGAAGCATGATTCTACCAAGAAGCATCGTCGAAAGAGGAGGAAGATACGTCATCAGTAG